From a single Nicotiana tomentosiformis chromosome 2, ASM39032v3, whole genome shotgun sequence genomic region:
- the LOC138904611 gene encoding uncharacterized protein has protein sequence MNKFFVRAQDPQYYERLMVIENHKFSDIIKLGERIEDGIKSGMVTNVEALQATNKALQSRGMKGHTIDECRTLKDKIQKLIDIKFIQAKEATPNVRNNRLPNHRGGGTQAPIEVEVVAPTLFEVEVTTPITVVVAHTPSYKSNVIPWDYVAEARRKGKAKMEEIGAQRKILLSEFDIIYVTQKAVKGKALADHLVENHVGREYEPLKTYFPDEDVSFVGEDITETYWRMFFDGDANFKGVGIRAVLVSEADQHYPVSAKLRFPCTNNMAEYEACILGLNLAIDMNVQELLVIGDSDFMVHQVLGEWATKNTKILPYFYYVQELMKRFTKREFKHVPRIQNEFADALATLYSMIQHPDKNFIDPIPVGIHNQPSSCAHVEEETDGNPWFHDIKEYLIKHKNSTAYRPQMNGAVEAANKNIKKILRKMVDNHKQWHENLPFSLPGYRTTVLTSTGAFPYLLVYGTEVVIPAEVEISSLRIIQEADLSDAEWIQSRYE, from the exons atgaataagttctttgtcagagctcaagatccgcaatactacgaaagactgatggttattgaaaaccataaattttctgacataatcaaattgggagaaagaatagaagatgGAATCAAAAGTGGAATGGTGACAAAtgttgaagcactccaagccacaaataaagccttacagtcaagag gcatgaaaggtcatactattgatgagtgtcgtactttgaaggataagattcagaaaTTAATTGACATCAAattcatacaggcaaaggaggctacacccaatgtccgtaacaatcgTCTCCCAAATCACAGGGGTGGAGGG actcaggcaccaattgaagttgaggtagttGCACCAACTctgtttgaggttgaagtaacaacacccaTCACCGTGGTGGTAGCACATACGccatcttataagtctaatgttataccatgggattatgttgcagaagcaagaaggaaaggaaaggcaaaaatggaagaaataggtgcgcagcgcaag ATactactgagtgagttcgacatcatctatgtaactcaaaaGGCGGTCAAGGGGAAAGCGTTGGCAGATCATCTGGTAGAAAATCATGTGGGtagagaatacgaaccactgaaaacgtattttcccgatgaagatgtatcattcgtaggagaagatatcaccgaaacctattggagaatgttcttcgatggagatgcaaacttcaaaggagtaggtattaGAGCAGTTTTAGTGTCAGAAGCAGATCAACACTATCCAGTATCTGCAAAGctcaggtttccatgtaccaacaatatggcagaatatgaggcctgcatcttgGGGCTCAATTtagccattgacatgaacgttcaggaattgctggtaattggagattcagaCTTTAtggtacatcaggttctaggagaatgggctacaaagaataccaaaatattgccatatttctACTACGTACAAGAGTTGATGAAAAGATTCACAAAAagagagttcaaacatgttccgagaatccagaatgagttcgcagatgcattggccactctatattccatgatacaacacccagacaagaatttcatcgatcctattccAGTAGGGATCcataatcaaccatcttcttgtgctcatgttgaagaagaaactgaTGGGAATCcgtggttccatgatatcaaagaatacttg atcaagcataagaattccacagcatacaggccacaaatgaatggagctgtggaagccgccaataagaacatcaagaagatattaaggaagatggtagataatcacaaacaatggcatGAGAATTTACCGTTTTCCCTACCtggatatcgtaccacggttcTCACATCAACTGGGGCATTTCCATATTTGCTGGTCTATGGCACTGAAGTCGTCATTCCCGCCGAAGTAGAAATTtcttctttgagaatcatacaagaggctgacctcagtgatgcagaatggatacaaAGTCGCTATGAATAA